From Felis catus isolate Fca126 chromosome B4, F.catus_Fca126_mat1.0, whole genome shotgun sequence:
TTTCACATTTCTGCGTCtttataactatataaaatattatggattttaaaaatacaattgataCATAAAGCAAATCTACAATACAAATGATTagcacaataaggttagttaacaaaTCCAGCaggtcacataattatcattttattgttgtggtgagaacatttcaCTCTctgtgatttaaatatttaataataaaatcttaaaacaaacttGACTAAATGCTAAGCGTTGTTAATTATGATTGATGCGTATTACtttacacaaacatttaaaaactaaattaaaaaatttaattaaattaaaaaaaattaaattgatttttttcatgacGTTTTATTGTAATTTTCCGTGAAAACGCTGTTCAATCCATGGCTTCATGCCTGTCACAAAACACACAAATGGCAAGTGCACTTGgaatgaaaaccaaaattataatGGGTGCACAAAGGTCCACACCTCTGGATTtagcctctgcttctctctcctccccttcttaaGCTCCTTGTCTTCTTCATCATTCTGCTCTtatcaaaatggattttttttttggtaacttttttcGGTATGTGTATAGTAGACACACGATGTTACGTTCGCTTCAggtatggaagcagcctaaatgtccaccaatagaCAGATAGATAAGAAGACATGGTAGATATATATGGACATATACGATGGAATATCACACAGCcctaaaaaaggatgagattgtgccatttgttGACAACATGGAAGGACCTGGAGAATATtctggtaagtgaaataagtcaggctgagaaagacaaatactattggatttcactcatatgtggaatctaaaacagacgaatgaatgaacaaataaaacgCAGAACCAGACCTATCAATACAAAGTGGCTTCCTTTAGAGTCACAGACTCTTCCAAATGCTGCTCACTTGCACGTTATTATTCCATTTGCCAAGAGTTCTGTCATCCTACTGGTTTGCCGAGAAACATCTTGGTCGCTCCACGGGTTTCACATTCAAACGCCATTTTTGCCTGGAAGCCTAGAAAGTCCGCTTCAAACCcaattcttcattttctgtattttgcagCAGTCAGCGCAGTACTAGGGGGAGTAATTCAATTTCTACCAAAATGTGCTGTATTAAAATGGCAGTggcattttgaaattttgaggGTGTATCTGTTGACCTTTCAAcccttattttgaaaatgtttcaatATAGTAAATTTCACGAACCCtcatatacccttcacccagtttagatttatttgattttcaaaatttctaaaaGCCTTCTTAGTGTAAATTTTTGTGTACATTTAATAAACTCATAGTTTGAAATTTAGTTCAACCCTGGGTTTCATCAACAGtttattaaatgcaaaaatgaatcTGTTCGTTACCCaaaattttgcaaaaattaaacaaaacattcTTATGGAAGATAAGTTTTTTAACTTATTGGCCTTTATTCCCCTGCAAGGTTATTTTTGTGTCGGGTCATAGatggaaaaataatacaataattattGGTGGAATTTTCTGCCGGAAGTTTTTTCCACAGCACATTTGGCAAAAGGCTTCGGTGTGTTtgaatcttttatattttatacatcatCAGCGTTTACACAATCCTCTGCATGCAGATGTATGTGTTTGGAGTTAAACAGTTTTCTGTATAGGCTTTAAAATTTGACCCGTAAACTGCACAGGTTCCATTCTGCATGTCAACCATGGTTAGTCTAGattagagagaaagacaaattatctTCATCACTTACTTTATgagtacataaatataaaaaatgcaatacagtttatttaaaaataagtattaaagtAATATCATTTCAGGATGTTTTAGGACCATGTTTGGTATCTCTTAGTTAAAAGAtatgcatggggtgcctgggtggcgcagtcggttaagcgtccgacttcagccaggtcacgatctcgctgtccgtgaagttcgagccccacgtcaggctctcggctgatggctcggagcctggagcctgtttccgatactgtgtctccctctctctctgcccctcccccgttcatgctctgtctctctctgtcccaaaagtaaataaacgttgaaaaaagaaattaaaaaaaaaaataaaagatatgcaGAATATAGCCAACTCGGTTATAAAAGTAGAAGTTTCATTCTAGTATAGGTCACTATTTTGTCTACATTGGAAATTTGTCATTTTAGGAAGTCTAGGCTGTCTTGGTATATGTACCTGAGCGAAATGAAAggtttttgaaaaagttttgtgtttatatttcttttaaaaagttttgtttttattttgaaagagagacagtggggaggggcagaaagcagggaagacagagaatcccaagcaggctccgtgctgtcagcacaaagcctaacgCAGGACTGGATCGCGCAAAAACataagatcgtgacttgagctgagatcaagagtctagcacttaacggaatgagccacccaggagccctgaaatgaaattttttaaatgtttttttaaacaagtaaatgAGAAATGCAGTTAGAATTCAATGAGGTCAGCAGATGTCATGttttatgcaaaaataaacaatcttcTTTAGATATGTGCAACTTTACCtggtaaggaaataaaaataaattgtaaaattcttacatattttatgtgtgtatatatacatacatatacaatattatatcatatataatatacatatgtattatatatacatatatgtgtatatgtttaggtgtatataaatatatatatatgtgtttataacataaacttaaacatatatatgtgcacgtgtgtgtgtgtaggcattCCATCTAGAGATAGTtctatctgtgtgtctattttgcCTTGGAATCTGGTGATTGTTTTCTGCTAGGAACAGGTGAGAAATAGAAGGCTGAGCAAAGAGTGATGATGAATTGATGTGAatgagaacaataaaaaaaaaagaaagactgtggTCTGATAGTACGTATTTAAAAGGACAAGAGGAGATGGGGAGCCTGGGCgtctcagccagttaagtgactgactttgtctcaggtcatgatctcaaggttcataggttcgaggcccacatcgggctctgtgctgacagctcagagcctggagcctgcttcagactctatgactccctttctctctacccctccccaggctcacattctgtccctctctttcaaaaacaaacattaaaaatttttgaaaaaaataaaaaaaggacaagagaaGAAACTCAGCCTATACAGAAACCACTACCTACTataagagaaaaaacaattaagaaatttTTAGTAACTGCTCTTAGTTGGTCTCAATCTATGCACATTAGAGTTTCacttttaacgttttttttttgttttgtttttttttttttttgggacagagagagacagagcatgaacgggggaggggcagagagagaggaagacacagaatcggaagcaggctccaggctctgagccatcagcccagagccccacgcggggctcgagctcccggactgcgagatcgtgacctggctgaagtcggacgcttaaccgactgcgccacccaggcgcccctagagtttcACTTTTAAATCggactttgtttttctattcctttcagcttctgtgtctgttttcccaTACCATTCACATCGCATGTCCACCACAGCATAACTCTGGATTTTACTTGTTTAAAACCATATCTCTGACTGAAGTGTGAAAGTCTTGATGGAGTTCTGTACTATTCATCCCTGTAGTTATCTCTGTATGGTTTCTGGAAATTGAGtaatgctcaacaaatacttatcacATGCACAAAACGAAACTTAATATGCTAGTTGTTTTGCTTTGGCTTCCAAAACAGACATTTGCACTTGCAGAGTGATAAATGTTGAGATAAGGTGATACAAAATTTTATTAGTATTTCCagagaataaacttttttttttgctaaaaatgaAATCCAGCCATACAGAAATGAGATCACCCCAGATCAATTCTAAGGTAAACTGGGACATCCACAttctaaatatataatgaatagtCCCTGACAATGAATATAAGGgggcatttgaaagaaaaagatgacagtAAGAGGTCATTCATTGATCACTGCCAACTAAGCGTTAAAGAAGCAAAGTAAACTTCAAAATCAGTGAAAAGAGATTCTTTAAAGTCATTTAATGATAATTCTGGCTGTAGTGTAAGAAAGGGATTTATTTGACTCTCTACCACAATTACTCGTTTTATAGCTTAAGTGAATTACTATACATTCTAAGATTCTGTTCCTTACCCACAAAATTAGGTTAAAAATGACCTCTGTTAGATGCTTTTTAAGAGTCTTCAATGAGAAGATacatataaagtgcttaaaacaCTCTGCCAGAAAGAACCAAATTCACCTGACATTAGCAAGGATGTTGTTGTGATGTTTTTGTTACTTACTCCAGAATTAGAGGTTCAAATAAGTAAAGTATACTTGAAGTAACgaattaaaaacttttagagTCCAAAGAACTTCTGTTTCCTCTGTGATATCACGAGACTTAAGGGCAGCAGACCTGACAAACCACTTCggttttatttctgagatttGTGCTAACATGGTGAAATTACTAAGCCAGGTATCCTAAGTGATAGAAGTGACCTTTTAAGCGAGCTACCCTTGCATTCATCCAAAAGAGTAAGCCTGTATTCATAAACTCTGTGAGCACTAGGATGTTGTCACGTGGTCCTACTATGCCCAGTTGAGCTGTATAATCAAGTGGTTAAAAGAGCAGGCTATAGAAATGGAATACATAGGACACTGGAGAGTCCACAAAGAGCCAGACGGCTGGAGTTCTCAGGACATAGGACTTGAGATGAGAGAGGTGAACAAATAAAGAGATCTGAGGATATGCAGAAGATCTCACTTGCGTATTTAAGAGTATTGATTAATGCATGTGTGTAAGAAAACTTTCCTAGTGCTTGCACAGGGTCTAAAATCGTGCCCGTCTTCACCAGCCATATTGCAAAACTTCAAATTTCAAAAGGCTTTGGGTAGATTACTTAAAAGTGTCTTTGCTTGGTAGTGGGGCATAATTCATTATAGATTGAGCATTCTAGTAATGCTTAAAAGCAAGGCCAAACCAGATCAAGCTGTTTCCAAATAACTTATTTGtgtcctggggaaaaaaaaagatctcatgAATAATTTTAGAGACAAAAAATATGTAGCACTAAACAAGGGTGAAATTCACAGTGTATGAAATTTAATAGAAAAGTAACTGTAAGcaaagacacaaaataatgtGACCATAAGGAGAAAAATCCATCCATTAAAATTGACCCAGAACAAACACAAATGTTAGAATGAACAGACAAGGATATTGTGATAggcttttggttttttggtttttggtttttttaatgtttattcatttttgaaagatggagagagacggagcacgagcaggggaggggcagagaaagagggaggcacggaatctgaagcaagttccaggctctgagctgacagcagagagcccaatgcgaggcttgaactacaaacagtgagatcacaacctgagctgacgtcagacgctcaatcgactgagccacccgggcgccccagataTCATGACAGTTCTGATGACTGAATTCCATATattcaaaaaagttaaagaaatacaTGGAAGATTCATGAAATAGCAGCCAAATCAAACTTCCGAAATGAAAAGGTCAGTGTCTGAGATGAACTATACACTTGAAAGGGTAGTGAAAATTAGATATTGcaggaaaaaagattaaaaaaattgaattcgGGACAATGGAGAATACCCAcaatgaaacacaaagaaaacaagtgAAAAGAACACCAGTTCATCACAATTCTAACTTGCTTAATGGATCTGTAATTGTCCTGCGtctggggaagagaaaagagaaatgaagaaggggaAACACTTGAAGGAATAATGGTAGTTAAATTTTCTAATTGTGCTTGAACATTGCACTGCACTTGGCACATTGCAATTAATGTTACTCATTGTTGTGGTATTGGCTGCTCGGCTCCACAATATCCTAAATTTAGGCCCTCAGAGCTTTCTGCTGAATCTATTAGAATATGGGAGCATCCTGGGATTGTGTGAGGTAACGTGATCGTTGAAAGACCACAGGACTAGTTTAGGGACAAACCCCCGAAGAGACACCAATTGGTATAAACTTACTGGTCGGGTAAGAgaatgctgccatcttcccattGCCATGATCCATTTGGTGGAGTTTGTATTAGTCCCATCCAATGATAAGACTTCACCAATTTTAGGAAATCCTGGTTGAAACCACAAATAGAACCAGTGCTAAGACTTTTAGTTAATTCAAGGTCATAATCATGTAATCATTTTTTCCCTCACACTCGGGGAAATGGATTCTGTCCTCTAGCCTAATTCTGACTTAAACAACACCATACCTCATACCTACaaaatgctttcttatttttaatgcagAAAGACTTAGGGTAGACATATCTGGGTTAGTGCCCCTCTTATGTTTCAGGTAATAGTCCAGTGATTAGGAGTAAATAGaggaagggaaattaaaataaatactcaacCTGGTGTTCTCTGCTGTATATCTTCAAGAGACTGGAATTTTGAGATACACAAGAGGCTTGGCTTTGGTACCAGCttttgctttcattaaaaaattggtAGCAGGTATTTCTATAACATATCCAGTTTTTAGGACATGGGCCACAATAACTTTCTAGAAAGGGAGAATATATTATTAATTCTGTCTGAGCATTATAGCAGATTCTGTCTAGACAAATTAAATACCTTTTATTCCAACTCTAACATTTCAGATGAGCCAATTTGATCATCTCCAATGACATGGCCCCacacatttgtatatatacacagatgcCAAAGATTaagtattttctgctttttaggAGCACTCCTTCATTGttaaaagatgaacaaataaaataaaaatgttggaacGCTACGGATTACGGACAAGAATTCATCATTTTCTTATACACTCTCTTGTTAACACTGTGGGATACATGCCTATACCCAATTATACAGAGATACATGTAATTTGTGCTTCAAAATATTAGAAGACTTTCACTTACCTTGTAAAGGAAGTGGATCTTCTTGGTGGaataatgctattaaaataatcattgagAGGATTAAAAGGTAcgaacttccagttgtaaaataagtaTGTTATAAAGATGACAAGTACAGGACAGGGAggatagtcaataatattgtaatgaccttgtatagtgacagatggtgatTATGCTCTCCGCAGTgggcattgagtaatgtatacaagTGTCGAATCACTACCTTGTACATCTAAAACCTTGTATGTAAGACATATTTCAATAACAAAAAACGATAATTAGTAAAAGGGTTTGTGTTGTTAGTAACTTAGGGTTCTAGCAAAAGTAGTTGACAAATTTCTAGACGGATAGCAAAAATATAAGGACATGTCCAGTATTATTAGTTTTTGTTGCTGTGCATCTGAATGCTAATCAAAGTAATGCATTGCAACCATTAGGTCGAGAACGCTCTATGTAGGCCaatgggtacatgaaaagatgctcaacctcagtcctcattagggaaatacaaatcaaaaccacactgagataccacctcatgctggtcagagtggctaaaatgaacaaatcaggagactatagatgctggtgaggacgtggagaaacgggaaccctcttgcacggttggtgggaatgcaaactggtgcagccactctggaaaacagtgtggaggttcctcaaaaaattaaaaatagatctaccctatgacccagcaatagcactgctaggagtttacccaagggagacaggagtactgatacataggggcacttgtaccccaatgtttatagcagcactttcaacaatagccaaattatggaaagagcctaagtgttcatcaactgatgaatggataaagaaattgtggtttatatatacaatggaatactacttggcaatgagaaagaatgaaatctggcctttagtagcaacgtggatggaactggagagtgttaggctaagtgaaataagccatacagagaaagacagataccatatgttttcactcttatgtggatcctgagaaacttaacaggagaccatgggggaggggaaggaaaaagagagagagagagagagagagagagagagagagagagagagaggcaaaccataagagactcttaaaaactgagaataaactgagggttgatgggggatgggagggaagggaaagcgggtgatgggcattgaggagggcacctgttgggataagcactgggtgttgtatggaaaccaatttgacaataaattttcatattaaaaaaaaaaaagaatgctccaTCTACTTCTCTACTGTCACTTACAATGTATGATTATGGCACCGCATATCATTACCATAACAATGAAGTGGATCCCCAGAGCTATAGCAATGGAATGGACTAGGAAAAATGGAGATGctgtaagaaacaaaagaaaacaaacaagcaaacaaacaaacaaaaaaagagtgagaaagatgagaaaataaggaTTAAACATTTTTGGTATGCTCATGTTTAATAtaaacattagattttttttaataggagggGTGGTATCAGTACTTTTACCCTAATTATTTTTCCCAGAACACGTAACATAGGTACTttgcaaatgattaaaaaaag
This genomic window contains:
- the LOC101086984 gene encoding NKG2-D type II integral membrane protein isoform X1, whose product is MNLVRDRWACHSMAMDAVRNSNSELVYHGISTRPKRRRVLNTSKYRENPSPFFLVHSIAIALGIHFIVMVMICGAIIIHSLFHQEDPLPLQESYCGPCPKNWICYRNTCYQFFNESKSWYQSQASCVSQNSSLLKIYSREHQDFLKLVKSYHWMGLIQTPPNGSWQWEDGSILLPDQLTMVDMQNGTCAVYGSNFKAYTENCLTPNTYICMQRIV
- the LOC101086984 gene encoding NKG2-D type II integral membrane protein isoform X2: MNLVRDRWACHSMAMDAVRNSNSELVYHGISTRPKRRRVLNTSKYRENPLFHQEDPLPLQESYCGPCPKNWICYRNTCYQFFNESKSWYQSQASCVSQNSSLLKIYSREHQDFLKLVKSYHWMGLIQTPPNGSWQWEDGSILLPDQLTMVDMQNGTCAVYGSNFKAYTENCLTPNTYICMQRIV